Proteins co-encoded in one Cricetulus griseus strain 17A/GY chromosome 1 unlocalized genomic scaffold, alternate assembly CriGri-PICRH-1.0 chr1_1, whole genome shotgun sequence genomic window:
- the LOC100762137 gene encoding LOW QUALITY PROTEIN: chloride intracellular channel protein 1-like isoform X2 (The sequence of the model RefSeq protein was modified relative to this genomic sequence to represent the inferred CDS: deleted 1 base in 1 codon): MGAVVMIVIIVVVEGHGSDSIVGRTDSNDSDIISGGGDGGDDDAVKGSGIGRNGADADEVCSPGDGCFLVPEAAVAEDQPQVELLELFVKAGSDGAKIGNCPFSQRLFVVLWLKGVTFNVTTVDTKRWTETVQKLCPGGQLPFLLYGTEVHTDTNKMEEFLEAVLCPPRYPKLAALNPESNTSGLDIFAKFWAYIKNSNPALNDNLEKGLLKALKVLVNYLTSPLPEEVDDTSAEDEGISQRKLLDGNELTLADCNLLPKLHIVQVVFKKYRGFTIPEAFRGVHRYLSNACAREEFASTCLDDEEIELAYEQAAKALK, from the exons ATGGGTGCTGTAGTGATGATTGTGATTATTGTGGTGGTGGAGGGTCATGGTAGTGACAGTATTGTTGGTAGGACTGATAGTAATGACAGTGATATTatcagtggtggtggtgatggtggtgatgatgatgctgTCAAGGGTAGTGGTATCGGTAGAAACGGTGCTGATGCTGATGAGGTGTG CTCCCCCGGCGACGGCTGCTTCCTGGTCCCCGAGGCAGCCGTGGCCGAAGATCAACCTCAGGTCGAACTGTTGGAACTGTTCGTGAAGGCTGGCAGTGATGGGGCCAAGATTGGGAACTGCCCCTTCTCCCAGAGGCTGTTCGTGGTACTCTGGCTCAAGGGAGTCACCTTCAACGTCACCACCGTGGACACCAAAAGATGGACAGAGACAGTTCAGAAACTTTGCCCAGGAGGACAACTCCCATTCCTGCTGTATGGCACCGAAGTACACACAGACACCAACAAGATGGAGGAATTCCTGGAAGCTGTGCTGTGCCCTCCCAGGTACCCAAAGCTGGCTGCTCTGAACCCTGAGTCCAACACCTCAGGGCTGGACATATTTGCCAAGTTTTGGGCCTACATCAAGAACTCAAACCCAGCACTCAATGACAACCTAGAGAAGGGACTCCTGAAAGCTCTGAAGGTTCTAGTTAACTACTTGACATCCCCCCTCCCGGAAGAAGTGGATGACACCAGCGCTGAAGATGAGGGCATCTCGCAGAGGAAGCTTCTGGATGGCAATGAGCTCACCCTGGCTGACTGTAACCTGCTGCCAAAGCTTCACATCGTACaggtggtt tttaaaaaatacagaggcTTCACCATTCCAGAGGCATTCCGTGGAGTGCATCGGTACTTAAGCAATGCTTGTGCTCGGGAAGAGTTCGCCTCCACCTGTCTGGACGACGAGGAGATAGAGCTGGCCTATGAGCAAGCGGCCAAGGCCCTGAAATGA